The Pseudoalteromonas sp. GCY genome includes the window ACGCTTTGCTCTTGAGCACTCACTATTCAAAGCTTCGTCTAACGCTCGCCTATTGGCAACGCCGGTCAGAGCATCGGTACGACTCGCAAGCTCCAGTCTATCGTTTGCTTCCTGTAGCGCTTGAGTTCGTATGGCGACAGTCTCCTCTAATTGAGAATTGACTTTTTGGATTTCATTAAACGCCGTTAATTGCGCTTGAAAGCGTTTGTTTTTCTCAGTATTGAGTTTTTCACCTATTGCTATCGATAAACAGGCAACTTCAATAGCAGTACCTATCAATAGCGCATTTTCGGTAAACCAAGTTTGGCTGATTAAATCTAATTTATTTAGCGCAAGAATGATCCCGCCAATTAATACTGAGCTCCAAGCAATCGAATAGTATGTCGCTAGTCGACTTTTCCCGGACAAACGCAAAATACGGCAGAAAACGCCCCAGATACAAGCTGACACGGCATAAGCTATTGTTAGTTTTATCATCACTGCATAGCTGAAAAATACAGAAGTAAACAAGAGCACCAACCCTAATCCCAAGATTAAGCGACAACCTAGGTAGAGCCACTTGTCAGAAATACCAATCTCTAGTAATGTCATAACAAAGTAAGTGCCGGTTAACACCGAGCTGATGAGAAAGAACAAGATCGCTTGGTCGTTCCACCAAAGACTATTTGGCCAAAGGTATCGAAAGGCGAAACCAGATAAACAAGCGGAAAATAGCGCTAAACAAATAACGTACAGAACATAGTAAAATAACGTGGATTCCCGAATGGTAAAATAGAGAAGCACATTGTAAGCCGCCATTATCCCCATCAAACCAAAATAGATCCCCATCACGATACGAAAAACTTGGTCGTTTATCAAAAAGTCATGGTTTGTCCAAAGTACCACTGGAAGTTGAAGTGCACTGGATGAGCGAACTTTAATATATAGCGCTACCTGCCCATGTGTGCTGTTTGGAAGTGGTATAATAAAATGTTCATGCTCAAAAGGGCGGTCATCAAAAGGTTGCTTGTCTCCTAATTGCTGGTGAACGAATATATTGCCATCTTGCAGCATGTAAACGTCGAGGTGATCCAGTACCGGATACACTATCTCCAGTAGATAAGGCCCTGCTTTTTCATCAGTAATAAACGAGGTCCGTACCCAGTAGGTTAAATTGGAATAGCCTAAGTTCAGCACTTTATCATCGATAGTTTGCCAATTAACACTGGGGTTATTTATTACGTCGACAATCCTAGCATTTGAAGCCACATACTCTAGTTGCAACGCTTCTTTGCCTGCAGCTATCACTTGATTACACTGAGACAACAGGAGCACAAAAAAGAGGAAGACTCGCCTTTGTTCCAATCAATCACCCTCGCTACGTTCCATAATCACAAACAAATGACGCTCTCGCCGAAGATTATGAAATTAAAATAGTACTTTAATCATAGTCAGCCATAAATAGTTCGCCAATTTTGAATTACGTTCAACTATCCTATAGAATATGCCGCTTGTTTGATGTGATCTATCCCAACGTCGCAAATCAAATATGATGCAAAAAAGCATAATGAAGGGGCAAAGTAATGAGCTTTTGGCAAGAAAAAACACTCGAAGAGATGACTAGGGATGAGTGGGAAGCGATTTGTGATGGCTGTGGTAAATGCTGTTTACACTCTTTTATCGACAGTGATGAAGAAGATGAGTCATTCGAGAGCACCGACTTTTTACGCGAAGGTGAAGAGTTACTCTACACCGATGTTGTTTGCCAATATAACGATAAAAATAGCTGTGGTTGTAGTCGCTATAGCGAAAGGCAAATTCTAGTACCCTCTTGCGTACAGCTAACTAAAGAGAACCTCAAAGATATCTTTTTCATGCCAAGCAGTTGTAGTTATCGACGACTTCATGAGGGCAGGGGCCTGGCAAGCTGGCATCCACTTAGAAACAATGGGTCTAAACAAGCTATGATAGATGCAGGAATTAGTATTTTTGGTAAGGCTACCTCTGAGCTTGAGGTGGATTTAGAATCTGATTTTGAAGCACATATTGTAAAATGGCCCCATAAAGACAGCGACTAAAAATACAGGGACTAGGATAAATGCTTTGCGATAGGGCGCGCATCTATCCTAAAAAAAGGCTGCTATTCGCCAATATCACCTTTAGACGGCAAAGAGGCAAATGCACCGTAGCGTTGAACGGCGAACGCACCACATTTCGCAGCGTACGCGACTAAGTCTCTTGCATCATCCAGTGCGATGTCAAACTCAGCATCTCGGGTAGGTTTAAACTTTCGAATGATCTCAGCAAGTAACCCCCCAACAAACGCATCTCCCGCAGCAGTTGTATCAACTGCAACTACATTTGGCGCAGCGACTTTTGCGCTATCACAGGATAGGTAAATCTCAACGGGGTTTGCACCGTCCGTTATCAGTAACAATTGAGTTTGCTTGTCCATGATAGCGGCTATGGTTTGCGCTTCGGTTTTGCCTGCATGACTATTCTTGTTTAGATATTCCAACTCTTCGCGTGAGAGTTTAACGACATCACTTAGCGCGATACAATGCCAAATTCTATCAAGAATATGCGCTGTCGAGCTCCACAGGTTCAGCCTGAGGTTCATATCAAAACTAACAAGCATGTTGTTAGCCCGCGCGCGCTCAAGCGCACAAACCGTGGTTTTATAGATATTCTCTTCAGTAAGACTGTTACTGCATATATGTAATACAGAATGCTCAGTAAACATATCCTCAGAAAAATGTGTTTGTCTGAACAACAAATCCGCCGCTGGTGGCCGATAAAAACTAAAACTCCTTTCACCTTGTTTATCAAGAGAAACAAATGCCAATGCCGTTTTGGCTTTATCTGTATACTCAAGGTAACGGGTATTTACGCCATTAGCCTGTAACTCTTCAGCTAAAAACTGGCCGAACATGTCATTGCCTAACATGCCGCAAAAATACGCATCAACGCCTTGCTTTGCCGCAGCTACCGCAACGTTTGCAGGCGCTCCGCCTGCATATTTAGTAAATGATTCTGGTGTTTTGCCATCCGATAAAAAATCTATCAACGCCTCACCAAAACAAACAAGTGCCATGTTATTCGCCTTTTAACTTCATTGAACGCAGGACTTCGTAACACGCGCCCATGGTGTGGTAATCGGTCTTGCCCGCAGGGCTTTTTTCATCACTGTACTTTTCGTTCTTGTTATTCAAAATACGATACCAAGCACCGTATTCATGGTCGACGAAGTTATCCCAAGCATATTGCCAAATTCTGTCGTACCACTGCCAATACTTTTCATCACCAGTTTCAAGTGCTAGTAGCGCCGCCGCAGCGAATGACTCAGCCTGAACCCAAAAGTACTTGTCATCGTCGCAAATAGACTTATCCGGCGCAAAACCGTAGCAAATCCCCCCGAATTCACTATCCCAAGCTACTTTTAATGACTCATCAAACAAGAGCACGGCTTTTTCCACAAGCCATGACTTTGGCATGTAGCGGTTAATCAACAATAATAATTTTGACCACTCAGTTTGATGACCAGGCTGAAATCCCCACGGTCTGAATAAGTGTTTGGGATCGTCTTTGTTATACTCAAGGTCGACTTGCCATTGACTATCATAGTGCTCCCAAATCAGCCCTTCTGCCTTAGCGGCTTGACGATTTACCATATTGTCGGCAAGTAAATATGCACGCTGTAAAAATTTTTCATCCTGCGTTGCTTCAAAGCAAGCTATTAGCGCTTCGCAGGTATGCATATTGGCATTTTGACCTCGGTACTTATCTGCCTGATTAAAGTCTGCATCGAATTCGTCTTTATAGAGCCCAAACTCTGGCTCGAAGTATTTATCTTCTAGCAGCTGCCATACTCGCTCGATTGCAGACTTGCTGTCTGATAAGCCAACCTTCAATGCACTAGCATGAGCCAACAAAACAAAGGCGAGGCCATAACAATGGTTAGTACCATCTACGATATTTCCGCCTTCAAGCAACCACGCATAGCCGCCATTTGCCTGCCTATGGACGGTTTCTAAATAATCGATACCATGCTTAACCTTGTCTAAGTCAGTTGGCTCTTTAAAATAGTCATAGGCCATAGCATAGTTAAAGACAAAGCGGGTACTTGATACTAAGTGACGCGTATTCGCATCATAAATCTCGCCATTATCCTTGAAGAAGTGATTAAAGCCACCACGTTCATCCACGCAATTTGGTGCGTAAAAGCTGAGCGTCTTTTTAATGTGTGCTTCTAAAAATTGCGTTGTTCTAAAATTCATCTAACTTTTAACCTACTGCTGAACATTTCCGTTACTTTAGCAGATAAAACATGGAACGATCCAATAAAACATTTGTGATTTTCATGTAACAGTGTGTAGAATCAAGGTGAAAACAGACTGGAGTATCACTTGTGAGCGAAATAAATACAAATCAAA containing:
- a CDS encoding carbohydrate kinase family protein codes for the protein MALVCFGEALIDFLSDGKTPESFTKYAGGAPANVAVAAAKQGVDAYFCGMLGNDMFGQFLAEELQANGVNTRYLEYTDKAKTALAFVSLDKQGERSFSFYRPPAADLLFRQTHFSEDMFTEHSVLHICSNSLTEENIYKTTVCALERARANNMLVSFDMNLRLNLWSSTAHILDRIWHCIALSDVVKLSREELEYLNKNSHAGKTEAQTIAAIMDKQTQLLLITDGANPVEIYLSCDSAKVAAPNVVAVDTTAAGDAFVGGLLAEIIRKFKPTRDAEFDIALDDARDLVAYAAKCGAFAVQRYGAFASLPSKGDIGE
- a CDS encoding YcgN family cysteine cluster protein; the protein is MSFWQEKTLEEMTRDEWEAICDGCGKCCLHSFIDSDEEDESFESTDFLREGEELLYTDVVCQYNDKNSCGCSRYSERQILVPSCVQLTKENLKDIFFMPSSCSYRRLHEGRGLASWHPLRNNGSKQAMIDAGISIFGKATSELEVDLESDFEAHIVKWPHKDSD
- a CDS encoding AGE family epimerase/isomerase, with the translated sequence MNFRTTQFLEAHIKKTLSFYAPNCVDERGGFNHFFKDNGEIYDANTRHLVSSTRFVFNYAMAYDYFKEPTDLDKVKHGIDYLETVHRQANGGYAWLLEGGNIVDGTNHCYGLAFVLLAHASALKVGLSDSKSAIERVWQLLEDKYFEPEFGLYKDEFDADFNQADKYRGQNANMHTCEALIACFEATQDEKFLQRAYLLADNMVNRQAAKAEGLIWEHYDSQWQVDLEYNKDDPKHLFRPWGFQPGHQTEWSKLLLLINRYMPKSWLVEKAVLLFDESLKVAWDSEFGGICYGFAPDKSICDDDKYFWVQAESFAAAALLALETGDEKYWQWYDRIWQYAWDNFVDHEYGAWYRILNNKNEKYSDEKSPAGKTDYHTMGACYEVLRSMKLKGE
- a CDS encoding sensor domain-containing diguanylate cyclase: MLLLSQCNQVIAAGKEALQLEYVASNARIVDVINNPSVNWQTIDDKVLNLGYSNLTYWVRTSFITDEKAGPYLLEIVYPVLDHLDVYMLQDGNIFVHQQLGDKQPFDDRPFEHEHFIIPLPNSTHGQVALYIKVRSSSALQLPVVLWTNHDFLINDQVFRIVMGIYFGLMGIMAAYNVLLYFTIRESTLFYYVLYVICLALFSACLSGFAFRYLWPNSLWWNDQAILFFLISSVLTGTYFVMTLLEIGISDKWLYLGCRLILGLGLVLLFTSVFFSYAVMIKLTIAYAVSACIWGVFCRILRLSGKSRLATYYSIAWSSVLIGGIILALNKLDLISQTWFTENALLIGTAIEVACLSIAIGEKLNTEKNKRFQAQLTAFNEIQKVNSQLEETVAIRTQALQEANDRLELASRTDALTGVANRRALDEALNSECSRAKRFEHPISVIMIDIDFFKKVNDTYGHEVGDNCLIHVGRILSNCATRAGDFVARYGGEEFCIVLAQTDGSQAFNLAEKIRMTCETSPLVSESYRIELTLSAGLHTQTKPPYNGKELVASADRALYFAKRNGRNQVASSGEL